The following DNA comes from Acidicapsa ligni.
CAGCGCTCAAGCGTGCGCTGGTTGAGATCGGCCAGTTGCCCGCGTTGTTGCAGGCTCCGCTGGATATGCAGATACTGGAAAAGTAACGGGCAGGAGCTAAGTGCCACTGCCCGTTTGAAGAGCGAATTGGAATGATTCCGGTTTGCTTCGGGTAATGGTTATTTCAGGGGATAAAGCTTCATGTCGCGGAAGTAGAGCTCTGCGCCTTCGGATTGGAAGAGGATTTTTCCACTGGTGGGGAAGGCGTCTGTGCCCTCGTTTACCAGCTTGCCGTTGACGTACTGCCAGACGTGGCCGTCGCGATTGACGAGCTCAACTACGTTCCATTCGCCGCGCGGCTTTTCAACTTCGTTGGTAGGGTCGCGGTAGCCGACTACGTTCTTCCACTCACCCTTGTTAAAGCGATCGATCTTGAGGGCGCTGCCTGCGGGTCCGCTGACGCGCTTGCCGTCTTTGCCGGTGAGCGCGGCGCCATCCGTCATCCAGAAATCACCAGTGCAGCCTTCGTTGATCTGGAACTCGACGGAGCGCGGCCAGACCTTCTGATCGCCCTGGATGTTGTAAAGGATTCCGCTGTCGCGAGCCTGTCCTTCGCGGGGTGCAAAGGTGCCCTCGCCCCATTTGAACTCGGCGCGGAGGTAGTAATTTTTGTAATCCTGCTTGGTGATGATGTAGCCCATCTCTTTGCCGGAGACGTGGATGACGCCGTTCTCAACTGCGAAGATGTGGTTCGGGTCGGAGTTCAGCCCGGTGCTCTTGATATACGTGTCGAAGTTGTTCATGTCGGACGCGGACCCATTGAATAGCACAATGGCCGGACCGTGTTTTGGAATACCCTTGGTAGCTGCCGTCGCGCTGCCTACACATGCAAGGAAGACGACAGTTAGCGACAACACGCTATTCCTGACTCGAAAAAGACTCACGCAATACCCCTCTCAACGTTTACATCGACGTTACGATACAACGATTTCTGAATCAACTAAATGGATCAACCGATTATTGCTCTGCGAGAGAGAAATGCGCAAACGGGCGTTTGCGCATGGGTTGTTGCGAGCGCTATTTATGTGCCGGTTATGCGCCAGACTTGCCTGCCGGATTCGAGTGTTGTGCCTTGCGTGCCGGGCCAGTGGATTCGCGCACGATCAGCTCGGGCTGCATGATGATTTCTGCTGCGTATTCAGCCGTGGGGTTGGCGATTCGTTCCAGCAGGATTCGCGCACCGGTTTTGCCCATCTCCCGTAGCGGCTGGCGCACGGTGGTGAGACTTGGAGTGCAGAATGCTGCGGATTGAATATCGTCAAAGCCGACGACGGAGACGTCTGCAGGCACGCGCAGGCCAGCCTCGGTGAGTGCGCGGATTGCTCCGATGGCGGCGATGTCGTTGAAGCAGAAGACGGCGGTGAAGTCCCTGGTTTTCTCAAGCAGCAGACGCATCGGTTCATAGCCTATCTCGGGAGACATAGGGTGATGGCCGGTCTTTTCGCTCCAGATTCCTTCGTCAATTCGGGTCACGAGCTTGTCGTCGATCTTCAGCCCGAGATCGCGCGAAGTTTGTTGAATGCCGCTCCAGCGATATTCGGAATCGGGGATGACCTTTGGCCCGCGCATGAATGCGATGCGACGATGGCCTAGTTGAAACAGATGTCCCAGGGCCATCTGTACGGCGTTCTCATGGTCGAGCACGATGTTGGTTACATTGGCGATGGCTCCGTGGGCTGAGATGGCCACGATGGGCACGGGTACCTCGATCGTGGCTGGAGTGTTCAGCAGCAGGAATCCATCGACAGCGCGCTCGACAAGCATGCGCGGATACTCTTCCATCAACTCCGGGCGCCAGTCATGACATGCGGTGAAGTAAAAATATTTGGCCTGGGTGAATTCTTCCACGACACCGCTCATGACGCGTGTGAAGTAGCCT
Coding sequences within:
- a CDS encoding DUF1080 domain-containing protein, encoding MLSLTVVFLACVGSATAATKGIPKHGPAIVLFNGSASDMNNFDTYIKSTGLNSDPNHIFAVENGVIHVSGKEMGYIITKQDYKNYYLRAEFKWGEGTFAPREGQARDSGILYNIQGDQKVWPRSVEFQINEGCTGDFWMTDGAALTGKDGKRVSGPAGSALKIDRFNKGEWKNVVGYRDPTNEVEKPRGEWNVVELVNRDGHVWQYVNGKLVNEGTDAFPTSGKILFQSEGAELYFRDMKLYPLK
- a CDS encoding LacI family DNA-binding transcriptional regulator, which encodes MPRSKNDPKPGHVNLRMLADHLRLSQTTISLVLNNSPSAKSIPPETRQRVLDAATKLNYRPNYFARSLRQSRSLSVGVLAPDLSEGYFTRVMSGVVEEFTQAKYFYFTACHDWRPELMEEYPRMLVERAVDGFLLLNTPATIEVPVPIVAISAHGAIANVTNIVLDHENAVQMALGHLFQLGHRRIAFMRGPKVIPDSEYRWSGIQQTSRDLGLKIDDKLVTRIDEGIWSEKTGHHPMSPEIGYEPMRLLLEKTRDFTAVFCFNDIAAIGAIRALTEAGLRVPADVSVVGFDDIQSAAFCTPSLTTVRQPLREMGKTGARILLERIANPTAEYAAEIIMQPELIVRESTGPARKAQHSNPAGKSGA